From Oreochromis aureus strain Israel breed Guangdong linkage group 4, ZZ_aureus, whole genome shotgun sequence, a single genomic window includes:
- the LOC116328869 gene encoding perforin-1-like, translating to MFLVNIWICAGLLLSLPHFTYQLCTDGTPKQCADAEFAPGANLAGEGFDITKMERKGAFVLDMNQWKRKDKTCILCTNPFLENKKQKLPLTVVDWRAKQSCSAKVSTKLHKSSESLVGSSVSSVENNWKANLDLQVGSKGASLMLAGTNSHLSSYSMEKTKNDKYSFASHSMSCEYYSYRVSSAPKLHREFRKAVKKLPKTYSAETKQQFYKLIDDFGTHYITKVKLGGSIKSVTSIRQCQASLKGLSAEEVQMCLEVEASASIKATISTQTKHCKKDIQQTDSKSAFSSLFNDRFTEIKGGHTTEPDLLFSADKNPEAYKGWLSTLPQNPDIVSYSLESLHELLPTTSKVRNNLRSAISHYILEKGLWRNCTDPCKAGIKTNSQDPCVCQCHNDPAVNQDCCPARKGMARVIITILRASGLWGDYFTSTDGYVKVIFNKLEVRRSPVIYNNNNPHWGMVVDLGSEDISSAKLRFEVWDEDNKWDDDLLGACEPLLTAGVKADVCNLNHGQLFYKLDVQCAPSLSGKSCTDYKPSPMNSSLKKFYVSRHARPIPEAILSEMGVFVDKSSSWKNQSITTESPKYDVILL from the exons ATGTTTCTTGTAAACATCTGGATCTGTGCTGGCCTCCTGCTGTCCCTCCCTCACTTTACGTATCAGTTGTGCACAGACGGGACACCAAAACAGTGCGCCGATGCAGAATTTGCTCCAGGAGCCAATTTGGCCGGGGAGGGCTTTGATATCACCAAAATGGAACGTAAAGGAGCCTTTGTGCTCGACATGAATCAGTGGAAACGTAAAGATAAAACATGCATCCTGTGTACCAACCCTTTCCTGGAGAATAAAAAGCAAAAGCTACCCCTGACAGTGGTGGACTGGAGGGCAAAGCAGTCCTGCAGCGCCAAAGTTTCCACCAAACTTCACAAATCCAGCGAGTCTCTTGTCGGTTCCAGTGTCTCCTCTGTTGAAAACAACTGGAAGGCGAATCTAGATCTTCAAGTGGGGAGTAAAGGTGCGTCACTGATGCTGGCTGGTACCAATTCTCACCTCTCGAGTTACTCCATGGAAAAAACCAAGAATGACAAGTACAGCTTCGCAAGCCACAGCATGTCCTGCGAGTACTACAG CTACAGAGTGTCCAGTGCTCCAAAGCTGCACAGAGAATTTCGCAAAGCAGTGAAAAAACTTCCCAAAACCTACAGCGCAGAAACCAAACAACAGTTTTACAAACTCATTGATGACTTTGGGACCCACTACATCACCAAG GTGAAACTGGGAGGAAGTATCAAGTCTGTCACCAGCATCAGACAGTGCCAGGCCAGCCTTAAAGGGCTCAGTGCCGAGGAGGTGCAGATGTGCCTCGAAGTTGAGGCATCTGCAAGTATTAAAGCTACAATAAGTACtcaaacaaaacactgcaaaaaggaTATACAGCAGACAGACAGTAAGTCTGCCTTCTCCAGCCTCTTTAATGACAG GTTCACAGAAAtaaaaggtggtcataccacaGAGCCAGACCTTCTCTTCTCTGCTGACAAAAATCCAGAAGCCTACAAGGGATGGCTGAGCACATTACCACAAAATCCAGACATCGTCTCATATTCCCTGGAGTCTCTGCATGAGTTACTACCCACCACAAGCAAAGTCAGAAACAACCTGCGCTCTGCCATTAGCCATTACATCCTGGAGAAAGGCCTGTGGAGAAACTGCACTGATCCCTGTAAGGCTGGAATTAAAACCAACTCACAGGATCCCTGCGTCTGCCAGTGCCACAATGACCCTGCCGTGAACCAAGATTGCTGCCCAGCTCGTAAGGGAATGGCGCGGGTCATCATAACAATACTGCGGGCCTCTGGTCTGTGGGGGGACTACTTCACATCTACAGATGGATACGTGAAGGTGATTTTCAACAAATTAGAAGTCCGGCGTTCTCCTGTCAtttataacaacaacaacccacacTGGGGCATGGTCGTCGACCTGGGCTCAGAGGATATTTCATCAGCTAAACTGAGATTTGAAGTTTGGGATGAGGACAACAAGTGGGATGATGACCTATTAGGAGCATGTGAGCCACTTCTGACTGCTGGAGTTAAAGCGGATGTCTGTAATCTGAACCACGGCCAACTGTTCTATAAACTGGATGTGCAGTGCGCTCCAAGTCTGAGCGGAAAGTCGTGCACGGACTATAAACCTTCGCCTATGAATTCAAGTCTGAAGAAGTTCTATGTGTCCCGTCATGCCCGTCCTATTCCAGAGGCCATCCTGTCAGAGATGGGTGTGTTTGTGGACAAATCAAGTTCATGGAAAAATCAGAGTATTACTACTGAGAGTCCCAAGTATGATGTAATATTACTGTGA